In Sander vitreus isolate 19-12246 chromosome 4, sanVit1, whole genome shotgun sequence, the genomic stretch TTCCAAACCACAATAATCTACATCACCAACATTTaccttatttacatttatttagtttgtgGTGTTAAGTACAGGTTTCATATGAACTATGGcttgttttgtcatttgtctCTTCAATTTGGTTTgatcaaaaaaaaaatttcccGTTGCTGACAACACTTTACAGGATTTATTCATAATTTTAATGAAGTTTCttgccagaattagccaaaaacAGAAATTCCCCTCGTTATTTTATCTAttatagcaaaaaaaacaaaaagcatttcTGGGATATTTTCCATATTATAGTATAATACTATACAGTATCACAAAAACTTTTGTCACAGAGATTGTAATCGCAATACCCACCCCTATTTAGAATACAGGAAACTActatattttagggctgtcaaaataacgaactaattttgattaattgagagaaaaaaataacgcgttaaaaaaaataaaataacgcagattaatccattccatattgacgtttgacccggagccgttctagccaccattcgactgtaaaatgaaggagggagacgagaatgttctgcctggatcattaattggaacatttacttgcaaaaatcttcttcctgaatacgGTTGGtactgaaatctggtgccactgatatgtctgcacttctctcggatgctctgaaacagatgttacaggcaacacaaacaccgctgcacgtgacgtgagttaacactatactcgacagcagctaacgttagcctaccgctagctagtagctggattaaacacggttaaaatgctgacagctaacgctaaacggtgtaaagtttgactgtgttttactgtagaggattcaacaccggtatgtaacaatcagcagctgccgttgtccatggatgtattaagaaccgttgtcggaaaaacacagatggtgcgttcaatgaaactggtaaactacagcctcgtggtgcattcaaagttattgttaaatgtccatttcccatctagtggttgtttttgtcgttcaacagcaatttactagtgaaataagttattgttatagtgattacattattattaaatcatttcattttgaccatatggccttagcaataaacaagccttctttaatgtcactgactgtttagtacccttcttttttaactttcttaaaaaagtatcggttcaggcaccgttaattatgtatgtgattaatttcgattgattaatcacagagtaattaattagattaataataatcgattgacagccctactatatTTATATTACAAGCTACTAATACTAAAGTACTCCCCAAAGACCACAGTAGTAATGTAGCCAAAGGTAATCACTGTGTGAAAACACAATGCACTGGAGGAGCCATCTGATAAGGCACAGCATTTATTGCAGTATTGTTTTAGTCTCTAAGATCATGGTGATAATGCCCCAGAATCCACCATTGTTTGCATACCCATCTCAAGTAAAAACATTGTTGTATTAAAACGTTACACAAGCACTACTTTCCAGTAAATGCAAACttttaagtagggctgtcaaacgataaaaacaaagttaaattgcgattaatcgcatgttttatcacatgaaagtgaaaattctattattttgcatttcagaagttattaagtacatattaacaatggaaagcaattattaccagtgtatcttgattaggaatcaaatgaatgcaaataaagtgactttattaactctattttaagatttgtatttgtttattattcatttatttactgtaaacaaaaagaaatttgaatctagagtcaatgtagtgtgcagtaactcctaaataattttgattactccctgaagtccagtgatcaccttgcagcagttccagttgggctgctttctccgtgtcgcacaggctgtgtatgcgtgaaactactgtccccctcgacggcaatgtataagacgggtcagaacatgccaaccgtagtatgtctttaagacccgagtcttctacgatgcttcacaggtctgcagttagttgccatcCATTTTACAAGAGCGGTAGTACATTTTTGGGATTTAGTTTCATCCATAGGTCGGCACTctgcactctccaaaatagcgCTTTGtctgagcctgctagcatcaacctgagtcacgttaactgtactactatgcttagctcgtaggtggtagctcaaacttgacgtgcttcgttgatattttaattcggctttacacaatgtgctttCGAcctgtccgggagttttggaaaataaaaaagtgcCATTCAAAATTTCGTGGCTGccgtctttctccatcatgcctgcagcagcaggatgtgttggtACAAGGACGTatggcaaagggtcaaaatagtagcctgttaggcacgacgcgaagctgAGTGACgtgaaaatgaattaataaatggcggcatgagATTAAAAAATTGACATCCCCACTTTTAAGTTAAACCGACAGAAGACAAAACCAAGTtctatcctttttttaaactctcaaGAACACTTGCAGGCTAGAGAACTGCAACATTGTACAGTGATTATTATACCAACTATTTACTTCTCATGTTAATTCAAATGGGTCACTACCTGCTGTGATTATATTAATGCTTCAAATACTGTAGGTTCTATCAATAGTGCAGGGTTTcccagtgttttattttatacagcaaatgccatttatttaattaatgtgATTTATGTATGTAGTTCAGTTATCTTGTAACTAAACGGATAATGAAACTGGGTGTGGCAGGATCTAAGTGGCCTATCACCTCAGCTAAAGAATTCCCTGGGGGAAACACCCTGTAGTGTTTGAGCTGAGCAAAAAGTAGCATAACGAATTCAATCTAAACCAGGCAgctgtttattcttttttttttttccttccctttttttaatatatatatataaaaataaatatacacacacaaatacaccaaggcaaattccttgaaAGTGAAAACTTACTTTGGTAATAAATATGGTACTGACTCAATGAATTAACAAATTATTATAACTTACTCATTTCACCAGATTTGAATATCTTGTTGTTAGAGTCCTACAATCAGATGAGcctgaaagaaaaaacagaaattgtTAAAACCACATTCCAATTGTTGACGTTGATTTTAATGTAATGCATGTAATGTCCATACAGAAAGTTCTGTTTAAACATAACGTTAGAATTCACTTTATAATTTATACGCTTtgttgatccccaatggggaactTACAATTTACATACTGACGTTATACATcgattgttttgtttctctaGAAGAGAAAGGGATTGCTTTTCATAAATACCGTTACAACATAATAAACATTAAGAATTTACCAACTGTGTAATAACCACAATAAGTTGGACTCCATTATTGGACTTAATACTTAAATGCTAACGTTGACTGCACATTGccaagctaacgctagctagcaaGCAAAAGTATTTGTTAGCTTCTGCGTAACAACGACCGGGTATCGTTGGACCTTCTTTTCATCCTCTTTGATAGTTAGATTTGCATGATTTAGCTACATAATCACTACACAAACCTGATACTTTCGCGTCTAACTAAACTACCAAATATTTATGTTGCCAGGATTTCCAATCGCCCCCCCCCAAACAGCCATGCACAcagtaacgctagctagctctGTTAGCTAGAACAGCATGTAGCAGCGTTAGCTAGCAAATTTGGCATTAACCACGACGAAACggtttaaaagaaaatcaactTCTGAGCCCACCAGCATACTAAACAACGTCACATGACACGACAAGTGGAGGGAATCAAGCAGATCAATATATAAGACATGTAGCTCACCTTTTTGTATCTGTAGTTCAACAAAAATGTTAGCAGCCGATAACACGCCGTCCGTTTAagctgctaacattagctgcatTTACTGTGAACACCCAAACGTAGATATTTCTTTTCTTAGGACGGCGAAGGCATgccccgccctactctgcctctgattggctttgCCTGGAATTCAACCTAACGTtaaccctaaccaatctcaTGCTTAAACATCACTAATGAATGGTGGAAGCAAATGTTCTAAACCATCTGTGTTggaagcatggatgtattaagagaacggttggaagaaacaaaaaatgatttgataAAAATGGAGGAGATGAAATTGCATGTGAACTGAATAATAGAGTGATAAATGATCAAGTGATTTGATAAACGTGattgacattttatttgaaaCAGTGTTGCTCTGATAATAAATTGGGCTGTATTAGGTCTAGTGATAACCATTTCAAAATACCCAACTGGCATTTATCGTTTATAGCAAGCCAAACAATTTGTGTTACTTCCGCCAAAAATGTAAATCAAAACCTCCGGTTGGGCTGTAGCAGTCAACTGGAAGCATCAACACGGGTCTTCCTTGCTGGAAGCCGGATGCAGTATCTACATACCCAATCATGGATGTTACCAAATTCTTTGATGTTACCCAACAAACGAATTATTAAGACTGAGATTCAATTTTGATacaaataattatgttttttgtgaAAAGGAAATTGAGAATCTAGAACATGTATTTTTTCTGTGTGAGTCAGTGCAATTTTTCTGGAGAGCTCTGCAGAGCTGGTTACAGACCAGGGAAATTGAGATGCCACCTCTGACAGTGAAGAATATAAAGTTTGGTGTATTTGTTGAAGATAAGAATGTAGATTTTGTTCTCAACAATTTGGTGCTTTTCGGAAAACATTTGATACATAAATGTAGATATTTTAAGACCAAACCCTCCCTGATCCATGCATTGGAAGAATGAGTTAAATCTTTTGCGTAAGTCATTGAAACGGGTTaaggataaaaaataaaaaaaaagcccttgaattgatttatttacttGAAACTCTTAACTTAATTTGAGATAGCTCccttatatttattttctattattttattttcttctttatgTTGAGTTGTTATGTATACGCTCCTAGATTTTGTTTATATGCTCGACCAGAGGCAAAAGCTCAATTTTTGAAATGGATTTGTAAAGATGCCTTCTGTattctgaatgaatgaataataaaaacaaacaaaaacaaaacatggatGTATTGATTTAAGTGCTGTGGAGATCTAAACCTAACAGTCTCTGACCTAACCAACCCATATATCTAGCTATGTAACCAACCCAACCAACGAAGGCAACGAGCACTCGCCAATCAGAGACAGAGTAGGACGGGccatgccttcgccatcctaggaaaacGTAAATTTGCGACCACGTAGAGGCTACATCCGGTTTGTGAGGTCAGTCTCTGTGCTGCCGCCATATTGCAGCGGGGACCGTTCAAATAAAAGTGTAGTAGAAAATGCCAGACTTTTGTGCTGTGGTTGGATGTTCTAATGGAAGAAATGCCAAAACCAAGCAGCAGGGAATAACATTTCACAGGTGAAAAGTCATCTTACAATAATTGTACTGTTACGAACGTGTTGAATTTGATCTATCACAATAAGTAATTCTTAGCTAGTTGACTGTCCTGATACGAAGTTAAGCTAACTAATGTCaggaaaaaatgaaaagtaGTAACGTTAATATATCAGTAAGATGCAGAAACTTATGTTTATCAATCAGCTGTGTCGCTAACCCTATGTTATTGAGTTAAGTAACGTTAGTCCTAAATCatctaaagcaggggtcttcaacgttttttaacccaaggaccccttaactgagaggaAGATAGAGCAGGGACCCTCATTCTGCATATTGTGTAAAATGAAGTTGCgcaataaactgggcctacatgTATAgagcggcctaaagcctttatacatacattttttgcatataatactaagctattaaaatagcctaataattgtgggcgtggttttataaatcatgttttaatgttaaacatacatgtggcacagtgaagccttaggattaactgtatctgtggacggccttagtgactaccttacctataggccagtaagcctatcgtCAGAGGGGAGTTACATTTGCTAATATgttagattcatgttaagactttttaatttttgaaaaaaacttaacaacacaacacaaaagttaacaataatttggaggcccccctgcattgactctgaggaccccctgggGAAGATCCCTGATctaaagtgtttgtttacaactGTTTCATGGTGCTAATGTGCCATACAGTGCCTTAATTGAATCAACAGAAGCATCCAGAATTGCATAGTGTTATTCAGAtggatttattttgtgtttaggTTCCCAAAAGATAAGGTTAAAAGACAGGCATGGACAGTAGCACTGAGGAGAAGGGACTTTGAGCCACATGCACGCTCAGTTGTCTGTAGCTGTCATTTCAAGCCCGAAGACTTCGACATGACTGGACAGACAACTCGTTTAAGGGAAGGAGCGATCCCGTCATTTCCTAACCATCTTAGCAAAGTGAGTACCATTGGCAAATTGTTTCTATATAAATAATGACAATTTATATAATCTTAATCTTTCAATAACAAATTTGCCCACTAAACCTAACAATACAAAGAAACCGTTAGAAATTGTTGATATTGACTGAAATAGTTTTTTACTTTATCTCCAGGTGCCCAGTAGGCCTACACCCAGGTCAAGCAGGACCTCACAAAAAGCTGCTACAGAATGTCCTGATGTTCCCGTTCAGCTGTCAGAGGACCTTCCGAAGTCAAACTCGGTGAGTGAAACAGTTATTGTTTTAAACATCTTTGAAGAATGCTGGGCTTATATTACAGTGgcatttataaaataattttaagtTACGATGGAAATAATATTTTTTCAGGATCATCAGTATGCCCTTGACCcagttaaagtaaaaaaaaagttaactgaGGCTCAGGAGAAAGTGGAGGAATTGCAACGGGACTTAAGAAATGCCAAGGATCGGGAAAGAAGGAATAAGAAGACAGTGAAATCCCTGCAAGAtgatttaaaacacaaaaatatgctTACCAAGGAACTGCAGCAGAAACTTGACTTCCATTCAGGTTTGTTAAACTGCCCCGCCAAAGATATAAAACACATCCTTCCTTTGACCGATTAAGCATGTGTAACATTTATAATTTTGCAGGGGTTTAAATACATGTCTCATCATCACACAATTTTAGATTGCAGTCTCACCACAGTTGATaccattttattgtgaaatatatttaaaaaaaaaaaaaatttcattttctgtaacaACACTGTCATACCAAATatgtaaaaaacacacacacatatataatctAATGTATATTCATATCATGTGCTTGCatgcacatgtttttttttttttggtgcttaCTACGAAAATAGTTCCCTGCAGGGTTGTAATTTCTTTACCGTATCTATTTTCCCATGTATGTTCTAGTTCAAAGCAGTAATATTCACTTTAACATTGTTCAATGTCATAAGACTGAGTTGATGGTTTTATCCAGAAAGTATTTGCATACTGatatttttctatatttcaAAGGTATCTGTCTGTGACTGGTTTTATCATCAACATTGACACATAACCCTGAAGATGGCAGAGCTGCTGTGTGCACACATATTGCTTCAGCCAGGACCATTTGGAGTTCCTCTTTCACTTCATCAGGGCCTCAGGTAGGAGCTGGTGTTTAAGTGCACAATACTATTACGAGAGATCGCTTACATTTCaaatttggtttaaaaaaaaaaaacacatgactgACTTATCTCTTATTTAAATTCCAGGTGGATGGAACAACAACCTGAGTGTGGTTCACTTCCAGAGTGTATTCCGCCATCTCATGGTCTGATGCAGCATTTCTTAAGGAAACACAGGATGACACAGTGGGTACGTCCCTtgtccttaaattgcatccacgtttccttcacttgcttcccttcctcgcgtcttagacCATCCACCaccgaggaagcatgggagagacacaaggaaatcatgcgaggagagaggaaacgaggaaatgtgtttttagaaaaaTTAAACATTCTTTCCTCTGACGTGTCACGTAaattcgtcagctgtatgggtGTAGTTAGCAACGGCTTtaagctgcacggcttccaggaaggatGCTCTCGTGTATTCTCggtcatagctcctcagagatccctcctcgatcCTTTGTCCTCGCTTctcggggcaggaataagagctttgagatggCCTTCAAGTAGGTGGACCAGAACGGCTTCCGGTTCAAGCTAGGAGCGAGGAAATCTCAAATTAGAGATTTGGGATCCACCCAGTGTCTATGTCAACTGTGGACATGTCATCCGTAGTAGTGCCATCTGAGGACTCTGACACCGCAGGGATCCTCTTCATTTGAGAATATCGTTAGTGTGTGTTGGACCACAGCTACCTGCCCCCTAGCTTTTCGGTGCCTAACCGAGAATGCTCTGGTTTATATTGCAGGTTATGAAGCAGATTTCATGTGATGTATGCTGTAACAGTTTCATTAACACATCTGTTACAGTAACAGCAGCTTTTTGTGATAGctaccacaaaaaaacaaaaattcacACTCTACAGTTTCAGAGTGGCAGTTTAAAAACGCAGCTATGTAAAGTAGTGTTGTTGGGCTATTGGATAAGAATGTCTTTGTCGTGACTTTGTGAGTGAAAGCGTGAATActaatgtgaaaataaaaaataactgcaACTCTGCAGAGCCCTGCTGATACACTGTACACAGGTTTTGTAAATAATGTGtgacttaaaatgtaaatgagcaaaatatgaatattacactacacacacacaaaaaacagattaatcatctcatgaccccgcagatttatcttgtgacgaCCCCTACTTTGGTAATCACTGGATTAAACTATAACTGTAGGCcatataaagtatttaaaactAGTTTCACCCTCAGTATAATGTTATTTGTCATATCAGTCACAAGGGGCAGATTTTTTGCAAACCAGTTATTTCTTTAATTCCTTTAACTTTAGCTTATAATGcgtctgtacttttacttaactaggattttaaatgcaggacttttacctgtgatggagtatttttaaatttttttgtattttttttggatctgagtacttcttccaccacaagATAAATACGAAAATTACTTATTTTCAAGAGGTTTTAATTGTTGAGATTTGACTGCAAATATCCAGTCACTATTATTGTGAACGATCCATGGTCTAAATAATGAGCCTAAGGCAAATTCATCGCCATATTTATGAGATGTTACGTCAAATGCATCGCTAGTACAGAAGCAGACAGTACATCATTTAGCtgttgtgtttcattttgacaGGAAACATATTCATGCAGTATAGCATTTACTGCCTGCCATGTAGCGATTGCTGTGCATGGAACATAAGTAAATCAACAGAGCAGGACAGTTATTGCTCAacagaataaaacaacacaaacgaCTCCTAAGTGTTCAGGTGGGTGGttagatactgtatgtacacttCCTGCATagagacacattttaaagaagTAGGGGAAGAGGTATGAATAACTGGTCTTTGTACCTCTCTGACCCTCAGTCCtaatattgtaaaataaaacataagatGAGGGAAAATGCTTATTTAATCTTTCTGTGGCAAGCGGAAATCTGCGTACAGTTGTAGGTGACTTAATGGTCTTAATGACCATGTTTTGTTACCGCACTAGCCCTAAATAAAGTCTTATTTTGGACCCAGTAATGGTgcagttgacttttttttttacacagtaaATGATCCTCGTTTGTAAAACAAACatatcaaatgtcttgtttgtagtcattttaaaaacaatgtctAGATAGGGCTCTAACTGCCACTGTGAACTGTCAAAATAGTTATCAAGCAAATACTCACACTTATCTCAAGCTTTTTGTCATCAAGTCTCATTAGTGCTTGTCTGACATGACAGATTACTATTGAATGGCTATGCACTTCCCTGTGCCTGATGCCAAATTATTTAATAGTATATTTGTCCAGAATAATAACACCCATTAGCACCAGTTTGGTGAAGGGGCTGTGCCATGAAGGAGAGAGTTGTTTCAGTTTTAAGTTTAGCCATTGTGTTTAGGTGACATTGGCTTTACTTCCTCATTGTTTGGGGTCTCAAACACCACTGCTGCATGTAAAAATATGATTCAAGATCAATTTTCTTCCTtcatatatatactgtgtatatatatattttaatttctgACTTCATTAATCTGCATTATGTAGAaagtgatacacacacacacacacacacaccccccgcCACAAACTGTCTACACATCGGATGAAGGTGACAAAATGCCGAAATTACCATAAGGCATTGTTATCACACCAAATAAGGAAATATGTCATGCTTTTTGTGTTATATGGgctaaacatgaaaacataccctcagctgccagtttattaggtacacctagctcAAACTAATGCAATCTAATACAACAATCCTGCAATAAGTCCCACCTAACCTTTGTGAAGGTTATAatcttcagtttttgttgaagtTGTTTTACAAGCTGTTAATTCAACTTTTTGATCATTTTGGAAGATGTAGTTGgtggtgctgttgaactgtattgCATTATACAGATGATTATACTGATTTGAACATATATTACAGCTGCAACAGTGTGTCGTTTTCTGTAGCAGACTTCTGAAATAGGTTATCAGTGAAGCCATAAAGTATGCTGTATTGCAAACATTCTGGGCATAATAACATACCAGTATCCTCAGACCACAAAGGTAGAAAAGGCAAAGCCATAAACATCTTTTATGACTTTAATTGGAAGTTGCAAACACTGATGTATACGTCTTGCTTCAGTGAAAGCCTGACTTCATCAAAGACATTCTAACATCTCATGCTCtttatttaaacacaaaagCAGATGAATAATGATCTTATCCACAGGGAATTGCTTTTACTGTTGTTCATTCACTTTAAATTTGTTTACATTAATTTACGCTACTTGCATTTATATTTTCTATTATTGCACTAGTTGTATCTGTTTTTGTATCTTGTTGTTTGCACCTTAGATccatttgttcatgtttttgtttttgcaccgCGAGCAGGGAAACACAATTTTGTTCCTCTATGAACTGTACTGCACATTGTCATATATGGATGACAATACAGTCTCTCttatctatcttatcttaaatttacatttttgtatgtaATACTGTATATCTCATACTTGTACTGACAGGACTCATTGAAAACAGGATTTCATCAATACGCATCTAAATATGTTGTTTAGATAAAATTATTATTCATGCCTTTCCTAAAGTATCAAAGTAATAGAATGTTTTCTGAGTTGTTAAAGGGGATCTCTAAACAACAGAAGGGTTACGTTtcttaataataatgtttatttaGGACCAGAGTATAAActgacaaaatgacaaaacaaaagaaaccaaACATCCGAAAGTCTTGACACTCTTTTAATCTTACGGTGTTCttcttaacctttatttaacttGGAAGTCACATTGAGATTAAAACAAATTTTGTAAGTGAGACTATAGCCAGGACAAGGTCACATAGCAGCATCCAACACAACAACAGATCACAACAGcaacaataaacaaaatacattacataataCAGTGCATTAACAAGGCAGCAATATGTAATCAAGTGTTTGTTAGTTAAATGAAGCAATTGCTAGCAGTGACCACTTCTCTTATTCTAAgtgtaaaataatttaaaaagataAGGGTCTCACGTTTTAGCTTGGCCTGAAGATTGTTCCAGGACTAGAACAGGCATGAGAGTAATCTAGTGCACAGGCTACTAAATAACCAAACTTCCACAATGGTGCAGAGGAAAAATCACAGAAAAGCACCTACAATTAGATATAAAGGCTAATTATATTCATAAATGAATACAGGTCATTTTAATGTCTAAAATAACCTCCTCTGCTAAGCTTTTGACCTCTCCAAATGGATACTCTAATTTTCTGCCACTTCATAGAGTACGTCTactttgctacatttcagagggaaacaaaacatatacagatgaatacttctttcacaaCTGACAACTTTATCTGTTTAGTAAACTCATCATGACTGATTATCTAAGGAAAGAAAATGAGCACAGAAttttgaaaataacaaaatatactGTAGTCCTTTAAGGTTTAAGTTgaaatgaacagaaaaaaaggtctGTCCTGTTAGTCACTGTATTTTCTTCATCAGCAGAAGAGAGGAATCATTTATTTGGGGTCCATGGCAGACAGCAGTAAAGAACTCCTGCTTCAGGGGGCAAAAGTTCAGGGATAAAAGGGATCACTCAGGAGATTACTCCCATGTACGTAACACGGATGCCTAGAACACAAA encodes the following:
- the LOC144516937 gene encoding THAP domain-containing protein 6-like, coding for MPDFCAVVGCSNGRNAKTKQQGITFHRFPKDKVKRQAWTVALRRRDFEPHARSVVCSCHFKPEDFDMTGQTTRLREGAIPSFPNHLSKVPSRPTPRSSRTSQKAATECPDVPVQLSEDLPKSNSDHQYALDPVKVKKKLTEAQEKVEELQRDLRNAKDRERRNKKTVKSLQDDLKHKNMLTKELQQKLDFHSGICL